From the Streptomyces sp. KMM 9044 genome, one window contains:
- a CDS encoding SMI1/KNR4 family protein, translating to MTTGRLGQRAVPPNAAYAGQVVHFPDPVRAARHPRGVRVDERGYPDFSPYARAMAEIAEPPEGFGVDELRLTDYVSANAALAATGHELWGTVPAVATPHGWTWHHAVASRRLELVPVEVKALLRHHGGVVTSGVDQEKRGTRPLQETRPAHFRLPKSGLGVTEAQVLNVEEDLGYRLPGAYRSFLKAAGGCAPVGTALDAELGLLVDQPFFTVRDEAAVNDLVYINKCLRDHLTKDYLAVGFVQGGLLAVKVRGDRVGSVWFCAYDDARDVDPSWPPAERVERLLLPCGDDFDAFLARLAGSPPELETVANLMVDGGFAQVVPVAAGE from the coding sequence ATGACGACAGGTCGGCTCGGACAGAGAGCCGTGCCGCCGAATGCGGCCTACGCCGGACAGGTCGTGCACTTCCCGGATCCGGTGCGGGCGGCCCGTCACCCGAGAGGGGTACGGGTGGACGAGCGTGGGTACCCCGATTTCTCGCCGTACGCGCGTGCGATGGCGGAGATCGCGGAGCCTCCGGAGGGTTTCGGTGTCGACGAGCTGCGGCTGACGGACTACGTGTCGGCGAACGCGGCGCTGGCGGCGACCGGTCACGAGCTGTGGGGCACGGTGCCCGCGGTGGCGACGCCGCACGGCTGGACGTGGCATCACGCGGTGGCGTCACGGCGGCTGGAACTGGTGCCGGTCGAGGTGAAGGCGCTGCTGCGGCACCACGGTGGTGTGGTGACGTCGGGCGTGGACCAGGAGAAGCGAGGCACGCGGCCGCTGCAGGAGACGCGTCCGGCGCATTTCCGGCTGCCGAAGTCGGGGCTCGGGGTGACCGAGGCGCAGGTGCTGAACGTCGAGGAGGATCTCGGCTACCGGCTGCCCGGCGCGTACCGGTCGTTCCTGAAGGCGGCGGGCGGTTGCGCGCCGGTGGGCACGGCACTGGACGCCGAACTGGGCCTGCTGGTCGACCAGCCGTTCTTCACGGTGCGGGACGAGGCCGCGGTCAACGACCTGGTGTACATCAACAAGTGTCTGCGCGATCACCTGACCAAGGACTACCTGGCCGTCGGGTTCGTCCAGGGAGGTCTGCTGGCGGTGAAGGTGCGGGGCGACCGGGTCGGTTCGGTGTGGTTCTGCGCCTACGACGACGCGCGGGACGTGGATCCGTCGTGGCCGCCGGCGGAGCGGGTGGAGCGGCTGCTGCTGCCGTGCGGGGACGACTTCGACGCGTTCCTGGCCCGTCTGGCGGGATCGCCGCCGGAGCTGGAGACGGTGGCGAATCTGATGGTGGACGGCGGCTTCGCGCAGGTCGTTCCGGTTGCTGCGGGGGAGTGA
- a CDS encoding SUKH-4 family immunity protein has translation MVTFAQAQERAEEWVNGEVPSYQHREVRVREFGLGFVVWAEDREDGPRSDGGGQRLVIARDSGEATLWPALAVGEVIRRYEEEYARTDETDGPAPAAPARVDLNQTSFLLSPPEWLQEAADRRGETSGGSAGTAGSGAAAGTAAPGAPVAPGSGAAAPAAADRLGIPDRRGETSGGSAGTAGSGAAAGTAAPGAPGAPVAPGSGAAWPAAGGGDSPAGAGAGTPAGATPWAGTDTNADAGEDGSVPLPVTVFAPPLSQSDDGTLPPPASASDAPTALMSGGSRLPPTALTPALQDADAQTPPDAGTAAPGAPAQNAADIADAATRGAAPPRRPTGPPPPPPGAPGMPGVRPGGTPPPSPPSGAGAPGGPAGGYVPTQMVSSSGSHGLGGFDGRGGPAGPGGPQPSGASTPAPGAPGTPPGGVHHAATMFADPGRPGAGTPPPPGPPGAPGAPVHHAETVLAGPPVGGPGTPPPPSVPGGPGVPPPPAPPGMPGAVPPGVSGPGRPPAYGYPSQPVGQPTVGPGYQAVLRYRAQDGSEQQLIRRSAPGTPHPEWQVFHELRAMNVPPGQVLELHTELESCELPGAYCARMIREQWPQARITNIAPYGTDHASRQQGMQQLLVHQGELHQVADGPARPAPVRAPLPPVQPAPPLPPEAIGQELAGAFGPGVFRFEQQAVSRQGVPPVVAHTLVAAGLPLDMGPFFWAQAQPGRPVPTLAELAAERGVQPASDAGSYLVVGSDFGKAICVQYGTANIVAVPVEAGPGGAPVPPQFVNTGLPEFARCLALLGRMWRLRFGLNQEQAGRWTVDFQTQLAALDPAALGSPESWWSVLLEQMWDGLL, from the coding sequence ATGGTGACGTTCGCGCAGGCGCAGGAGCGTGCGGAGGAGTGGGTCAACGGGGAGGTGCCGTCGTACCAGCACCGTGAGGTGCGGGTGCGGGAGTTCGGCCTCGGGTTCGTGGTGTGGGCGGAGGACCGCGAGGACGGGCCGCGTTCGGACGGTGGTGGTCAGCGGCTGGTGATCGCCCGGGACAGCGGTGAGGCGACGCTGTGGCCCGCGCTGGCGGTGGGCGAGGTGATCCGCCGGTACGAGGAGGAGTACGCCCGTACGGACGAGACGGACGGGCCGGCACCGGCGGCTCCGGCACGGGTGGACCTGAACCAGACGTCGTTCCTGCTGAGTCCGCCGGAGTGGCTGCAGGAGGCGGCGGACCGGCGGGGGGAGACGTCGGGCGGTTCGGCGGGTACGGCCGGGTCCGGGGCCGCCGCCGGTACTGCGGCGCCGGGTGCGCCGGTGGCGCCCGGGAGCGGTGCCGCAGCACCGGCGGCGGCGGACCGGCTGGGGATCCCGGACCGGCGGGGGGAGACGTCGGGCGGTTCGGCGGGTACGGCCGGGTCCGGGGCCGCCGCCGGTACTGCGGCGCCGGGTGCGCCGGGTGCGCCGGTGGCGCCCGGGAGCGGTGCCGCCTGGCCCGCTGCCGGTGGGGGCGACTCCCCGGCGGGGGCCGGTGCGGGCACTCCGGCCGGGGCGACGCCGTGGGCCGGTACGGACACGAACGCCGACGCCGGTGAGGACGGTTCGGTGCCGCTGCCGGTCACCGTGTTCGCGCCGCCGCTGAGCCAGTCCGACGACGGGACGCTGCCGCCCCCGGCGTCGGCGTCGGACGCTCCCACGGCGCTGATGTCGGGAGGCAGCCGGCTGCCGCCGACGGCGCTGACGCCGGCGTTGCAGGACGCGGACGCGCAGACTCCGCCGGACGCGGGGACAGCTGCACCGGGTGCGCCGGCGCAGAACGCCGCGGACATAGCCGACGCCGCGACCCGTGGGGCGGCGCCCCCGCGCCGCCCCACGGGCCCGCCGCCGCCTCCGCCGGGCGCCCCGGGGATGCCGGGTGTGCGGCCGGGGGGTACGCCTCCGCCGTCGCCCCCCTCGGGTGCCGGCGCGCCGGGTGGTCCGGCGGGCGGGTACGTGCCGACGCAGATGGTGTCGTCCTCGGGGTCCCACGGCCTCGGCGGTTTCGACGGCCGGGGAGGGCCGGCGGGCCCGGGCGGTCCGCAGCCGTCCGGGGCCTCGACGCCTGCCCCGGGTGCCCCGGGCACGCCGCCCGGCGGTGTCCATCACGCCGCGACGATGTTCGCCGACCCCGGCCGGCCGGGTGCCGGTACCCCCCCGCCTCCCGGCCCGCCCGGCGCTCCGGGTGCTCCCGTGCATCACGCGGAGACGGTGCTGGCGGGGCCCCCGGTCGGTGGGCCCGGTACACCTCCTCCGCCGTCGGTCCCCGGCGGTCCGGGTGTGCCGCCGCCTCCCGCCCCGCCGGGGATGCCGGGTGCGGTGCCGCCGGGTGTGTCCGGGCCAGGCCGGCCGCCGGCGTACGGCTATCCGTCGCAGCCGGTCGGGCAGCCGACGGTCGGTCCCGGCTATCAGGCCGTGCTGCGCTACCGCGCGCAGGACGGTTCCGAGCAGCAGCTGATCCGGCGTTCGGCGCCGGGCACGCCGCATCCGGAGTGGCAGGTCTTCCACGAGCTGCGGGCGATGAACGTGCCTCCGGGCCAGGTGCTGGAGCTGCACACGGAGCTGGAGTCGTGCGAGCTGCCGGGCGCCTACTGTGCGCGGATGATCAGGGAGCAGTGGCCGCAGGCACGGATCACGAACATCGCGCCGTACGGCACGGATCATGCGAGCCGGCAGCAGGGAATGCAGCAACTGCTCGTCCATCAGGGTGAATTGCACCAGGTGGCGGACGGGCCCGCCCGGCCGGCTCCGGTGCGCGCGCCGCTGCCCCCGGTGCAGCCTGCGCCGCCGCTTCCGCCGGAGGCCATCGGGCAGGAGCTGGCGGGGGCGTTCGGGCCGGGGGTGTTCCGGTTCGAGCAGCAGGCGGTGTCCCGGCAGGGTGTGCCGCCGGTGGTGGCGCACACGCTGGTGGCGGCCGGGCTGCCGCTGGACATGGGCCCGTTCTTCTGGGCGCAGGCCCAGCCGGGCCGTCCGGTGCCGACGCTGGCGGAGCTGGCCGCGGAGCGGGGGGTGCAGCCGGCGTCGGACGCGGGCTCGTACCTCGTCGTGGGCAGCGACTTCGGCAAGGCGATCTGTGTCCAGTACGGCACGGCGAACATCGTCGCGGTGCCGGTGGAGGCGGGCCCGGGGGGCGCGCCCGTGCCGCCGCAGTTCGTGAACACGGGGCTGCCGGAGTTCGCACGCTGTCTGGCGTTGCTGGGGCGGATGTGGCGGCTGCGGTTCGGGCTGAACCAGGAGCAGGCGGGCCGCTGGACCGTCGACTTCCAGACGCAGCTGGCGGCGC